Proteins from one Oscillatoria nigro-viridis PCC 7112 genomic window:
- a CDS encoding tetratricopeptide repeat protein — translation MKLPEDFLITLATKVGISENEFEVLSRAIKGESMSDISDQLRVRKDALQKRLGEVYKKFEVQGAGPGKLAKLQQILVTEYQKQVATNRHDATTDREVAPTLENTRFQDATIPQFSPRIDWGELPAQEPFYGRNSEIETLKKWIVTNRCRVVTICGMGGIGKTALATQTIQQIQGEFQTIIWRNIATSGTLEKLLPDLLQFLSHNSEIELPKPSNSLISQLIGYLRLTRCLLVFDEVETILESGQLPGQYRPGYESYRELFQQIAQTPHQSCLLIISWTHPRELGNLVETTLPCRALQLSELPERDAKKIILSAPQVYTSESNLLSEIIDLYGGNPLLLKIAVTHAQDMLAGNLAQLIKKTPSVIEGIVRDLFEDRDLFEDKFQNFYELEVKVLSCLASNKPATISELQSSLLFAEDLSELKLAVEILIERSLLQALTDSGEERLTVSPQARRFVTHQLIAKYLNQIGYKKYLESELQTAKCYLTQTIRYNPELPAAHYNLGSTYEKLEDLPNARQHYKKAAEYKNSRAGGAAVNNLARLEILSENFDVAVELILSILPQVNDKIVQVTLHKNLGWAYLGLQLYSDAETHLEKAIELDNSYAVAHCLLAQVLEAKGDTTAAISCWQKCLNCSAQGQQQEGVAWKLPELSIWKSFARDRLSASGREPN, via the coding sequence ATGAAACTTCCCGAAGATTTTTTAATAACTTTAGCCACTAAAGTTGGCATTTCCGAAAACGAATTTGAAGTCTTATCAAGAGCAATTAAAGGCGAATCCATGTCTGATATTTCAGACCAGCTTCGAGTTCGCAAAGATGCCTTACAAAAACGCCTGGGAGAAGTGTATAAAAAATTTGAAGTTCAAGGTGCTGGGCCTGGAAAATTAGCAAAACTCCAGCAAATTCTCGTAACTGAATACCAGAAACAAGTTGCCACGAACCGTCACGATGCTACAACCGACCGCGAAGTTGCTCCAACCCTAGAGAATACCCGCTTCCAAGACGCAACTATCCCTCAATTTTCACCGCGTATTGATTGGGGAGAACTCCCAGCTCAAGAACCTTTCTACGGGCGTAATTCCGAAATAGAAACTCTCAAAAAATGGATAGTAACAAACCGTTGTCGAGTAGTCACAATTTGTGGCATGGGAGGGATTGGCAAAACAGCATTAGCCACCCAAACTATACAACAAATTCAAGGGGAATTTCAAACCATAATCTGGCGAAATATCGCCACCTCTGGCACCCTTGAAAAACTCTTGCCAGACCTCTTGCAATTCCTATCTCATAATTCAGAAATTGAGCTTCCCAAACCCAGCAACTCACTCATCTCCCAATTAATAGGATATTTGCGTTTAACCCGCTGTTTATTAGTATTCGATGAAGTCGAAACTATCCTCGAAAGCGGACAGCTACCAGGACAATACCGCCCAGGATACGAAAGTTACCGGGAACTCTTCCAACAAATAGCACAAACCCCTCACCAAAGTTGCCTGCTTATCATCAGTTGGACTCACCCTAGAGAACTCGGTAATTTAGTAGAAACAACCTTACCTTGTCGAGCTTTACAACTGAGTGAATTACCAGAAAGAGATGCCAAAAAGATCATCTTATCCGCCCCCCAAGTTTATACTTCAGAGAGTAATTTACTATCAGAAATCATTGACCTATATGGCGGCAATCCCCTCCTTTTAAAAATAGCCGTCACTCATGCTCAAGATATGTTAGCGGGCAATTTAGCACAACTCATTAAAAAAACTCCGTCGGTTATTGAGGGCATTGTCCGAGATTTGTTTGAGGATCGAGATTTGTTTGAGGATAAATTTCAGAATTTTTATGAATTAGAAGTAAAAGTATTGTCTTGTTTGGCAAGCAATAAACCCGCCACCATTAGCGAGTTGCAATCCAGTCTACTATTTGCTGAAGACTTATCAGAATTGAAACTGGCTGTAGAAATTCTAATCGAGCGATCGCTCCTGCAAGCCCTCACCGACTCCGGGGAAGAACGCCTGACAGTCAGCCCGCAGGCTAGGCGATTTGTCACCCATCAATTAATTGCTAAATACCTGAATCAAATTGGTTACAAGAAATACTTAGAGAGTGAGTTACAGACAGCAAAATGTTATTTAACACAAACCATTCGCTACAATCCAGAACTGCCAGCAGCTCACTACAATTTAGGGTCAACCTACGAAAAACTAGAAGATTTGCCCAACGCTCGCCAGCACTACAAAAAAGCAGCAGAATATAAAAACAGTCGCGCTGGCGGTGCTGCTGTCAATAATTTAGCTCGATTGGAAATTCTCAGCGAAAATTTTGACGTAGCGGTAGAACTAATTCTCTCTATTTTGCCACAAGTTAATGACAAAATAGTGCAAGTCACGCTCCACAAAAATCTGGGATGGGCTTATCTAGGACTGCAACTTTACAGTGACGCAGAGACTCACTTGGAAAAAGCAATTGAATTAGATAACTCCTATGCTGTAGCACACTGCTTGCTAGCACAAGTTCTCGAAGCAAAAGGGGATACAACAGCAGCTATTTCTTGCTGGCAAAAATGCCTGAATTGCTCTGCACAAGGCCAACAACAAGAAGGTGTGGCGTGGAAACTTCCAGAATTAAGTATTTGGAAGAGTTTTGCCCGCGACCGCCTCAGTGCTTCGGGCAGAGAACCTAATTAA
- a CDS encoding SWIM zinc finger family protein, producing the protein MPIPKLSEATIQHNTSAESLKRGETYYLAGNVTSAVLRGNIVQAIVEGSSVQPYRITINFDGANVASSNCTCAYDRFGWCKHIVATLLLCLRQPQIIEQRPTLEQLLDRLHDVQTQQLIQHLVEKEPSLIDPIERYVNLIAISTPPQQPTKAPRRTSINPAPFRQQVRQILRNAVRYFDEGWGEEDPITEELLDVIQQAQELIAEGDGNNALVILQAITEACVKDWDDVEEYGAESSDIANALDEAWTEAILTAELTAEEEIDLQVMLEAWQDEWDCDFTMSLKALRQGWDDPLIQQVLQGNITGQEIGANDAPECAKNLALIRLQILDRQERYQEYLYLAQAENCSQQYLTMLSRLGRVEEAVEAAATQMKSAEDAFALAQSLQAQEAQSEALKIAQTGLNLSGNCLYKLAIWTSELAVELGENEVALNSRMQVFQIKPSFADYLLVKELAGNSWSTVKANLLATLRSDRSWGVSEAQVDIFLYEGLIEDAIAVADGLSGYESALIHRVMGAAIAHRPDWTIANACRLAESIMDRGKSEDYDRAIKWLEKARAAYLQMGQNIQWSAYRSQLMQVHNRKRKLMGMLKSPDLD; encoded by the coding sequence ATGCCAATTCCCAAACTCAGTGAAGCGACGATCCAGCACAATACCTCTGCCGAATCCCTCAAGCGCGGTGAAACTTACTATTTAGCGGGTAATGTTACTAGCGCTGTCCTGCGTGGCAATATCGTGCAAGCAATAGTGGAGGGTTCTTCTGTGCAACCTTACCGTATTACGATAAACTTTGATGGCGCTAATGTGGCATCATCAAATTGTACTTGTGCTTACGATCGCTTTGGGTGGTGCAAACATATTGTTGCTACCCTGTTATTATGTCTGCGACAACCACAAATAATTGAGCAGCGCCCGACACTGGAACAATTACTCGATCGCCTCCACGATGTACAAACCCAGCAATTAATACAACATTTAGTAGAAAAAGAACCCTCCCTCATCGATCCGATCGAACGATACGTTAACTTAATTGCTATTTCTACGCCTCCACAGCAACCTACTAAAGCACCCCGTCGCACCTCCATTAATCCGGCTCCTTTTCGACAACAAGTACGACAAATTTTGCGAAATGCTGTGCGTTATTTCGACGAGGGATGGGGGGAAGAAGACCCCATTACAGAAGAACTTTTAGATGTGATTCAGCAAGCACAGGAATTGATCGCAGAGGGAGACGGTAACAACGCCTTAGTAATCTTACAAGCCATCACCGAAGCCTGCGTTAAAGATTGGGATGACGTAGAAGAATATGGCGCTGAAAGTTCTGATATAGCTAACGCTTTGGATGAAGCTTGGACAGAAGCCATTTTGACGGCTGAACTAACTGCTGAAGAAGAGATCGATCTCCAGGTGATGTTAGAAGCTTGGCAAGATGAATGGGATTGCGATTTCACCATGAGCTTGAAAGCTTTACGCCAAGGTTGGGATGACCCCCTAATTCAACAGGTACTTCAAGGAAATATTACGGGGCAAGAAATAGGAGCTAATGACGCACCAGAATGTGCTAAGAACTTAGCATTAATTCGCTTGCAAATCCTCGATCGCCAGGAACGCTATCAAGAATACTTATACTTAGCGCAAGCAGAAAACTGCTCTCAACAATACTTGACGATGTTAAGTCGTTTGGGGAGAGTAGAAGAAGCAGTGGAAGCTGCTGCTACTCAGATGAAATCAGCGGAAGATGCTTTTGCTCTCGCTCAAAGTTTACAAGCACAGGAAGCCCAATCTGAAGCTCTAAAAATTGCTCAAACTGGGTTGAATTTGTCAGGCAATTGCCTTTATAAACTAGCAATTTGGACGAGTGAGTTGGCTGTTGAGTTGGGAGAGAACGAAGTTGCATTAAATTCTAGAATGCAGGTCTTTCAAATCAAACCATCCTTTGCCGATTATCTTTTAGTGAAGGAGTTGGCAGGAAACAGTTGGTCAACTGTAAAAGCAAATTTGTTAGCAACTCTGAGAAGTGATAGAAGTTGGGGAGTTTCTGAAGCACAGGTTGATATTTTTCTCTATGAAGGACTTATTGAAGATGCGATCGCTGTTGCTGATGGTTTGAGTGGCTACGAATCCGCACTGATTCACCGAGTAATGGGGGCTGCGATCGCCCACCGCCCCGATTGGACGATCGCCAATGCTTGTCGGCTTGCTGAATCGATTATGGATCGGGGGAAATCAGAGGACTACGATCGTGCAATTAAGTGGTTGGAAAAAGCCCGCGCTGCCTATTTACAAATGGGGCAAAATATTCAGTGGTCTGCTTATCGTTCTCAACTTATGCAAGTACACAATCGGAAGCGGAAGTTAATGGGGATGCTGAAGAGTCCAGATTTAGATTGA
- a CDS encoding CHAT domain-containing protein, whose amino-acid sequence MKEQLNSAYRHLIEMLRTCPEGEEGDILDDCSDLINEGLLEVMNEVADELLIEGNEEGSDWLRSAAAKIKDLIQIRSELANSEELLKFLIEVLEAIEASEGDAEVVYPILEKNLDKLDDNFDWFLRSWATDVLAKLESEEAYDIATVIGTFSSLIQDFTLGDCVNNIEIAIAGYQQVATAIDREDYHEDWLIAQNHLGFAYQIRLAGNRSRNLERAIECYELALQCCNDTDEPELWSLIQHRLGLVYFDRVEGDLEENLERAIAAFQLALKVCNCQEFPLKWAEIQHDLGLAYLHRVKGDESENIELGIKYYHAALAVYPKEDNPTDWARIQNNLGLAYYNRIQGQKLDNIERAIAAFDNALKVRTYTDFPLQWAETQESLGNAYMTIIEDSRDDNLQKAIECYQAALTVYIPEEFPEESSTIQFCMGDAYRQKIENRADNIEKAIECYQTALQICKKEEFPELWAFIHNDLGAAYLSRFKGSQEQNIELGRSLIEATLQVYNREDYPDNWANTQNNLGFSYYLSTSGKYSDNLERAIAYYELGLQVYNSESFTEVWGLIQLNLGVAYLERLKGDLSENIEASIAASQNALTIYDPETSLENWLKIQNNLGYGYQNRVKGERVDNLEKALGYYKIALDAGCSSQFPEIWGLLQNNLGTFYLRNAQGNQAENVEEAIVLYLTCLESYQKAFNRKQWSMIHNNVGIAYLNRKYGSRLENIELAIEAFNNALQVRNYENYPEQWAETQQHLGIAHSERIYGDSLQSLESAIKCYENALLIYTRSDFPEQWAMLQNNIGSAYSERRLGDEDNNLEIAINYYQMALQVNTRQISPDDWAMMQNNLGNAYRSRSIENEVENLEMAIYYYKSALEVYTQKDFPEDWAMVQLNLGNAYSDRTQGSFDENLNLAGDYYQAALEVYTLKDFPENWATVQNNLGYLYHNLEQFTEAMQYFKLALKVRTPQDFPQHCLISGQVLGQIAFKLGLWIEAIEGYSLAIEALEQLRVWANTDRRRQEILGEDIYLYEHIVQALVNTKNFQQAFEYVERSRSRRLVDLIASNDLYSHGDIPSEVEEYLAEFEVIQRQIDCERSGLNKSSKKQKLIAVRAKDLIDMERTRNRAALEAISENIQGLESEKQQIWEQLRRLDPVLAGEIQVSPPDLTAIQELIDRPTTAILNFYTTDEDTYVFVVRQTELNLYKITRKRGKNLQQWIYEGWLKPYLEAGDSSKSAQEQLQCKAKWRNRIPQFLAKLSRRLQIDNLISQYLNNIEELIIVPHLCLHQIPFAALPLKNGQYLGDKFLIRYSPSCQVLEFCHKRPPVNDRLMYGIVEDATEDLPCASFEGEQIAKLYNIRNEQRLRGRSQATVSNYRQLSQQVQGIISSHHAQSRLDNPLESRLELADGSITLGQLMTPGWRLPHLVDVFLSCCETGLGTAEITDDILTLSTGFLCAGARSVVSALWAVDDLATALFSIFYHKLRQQGSSRPKALQQAQINLRSLSGSEFVACYSRQLGDLLERKFEEAEGDRQFAENQRNSYSEGSPDYLQWLQEEEKRAETATRNYKTLQRLEIISCLDFPFADPFYWAAFTCSGLR is encoded by the coding sequence ATGAAAGAACAGCTCAACTCTGCTTATCGTCACCTAATTGAAATGCTACGTACCTGTCCGGAGGGTGAAGAAGGAGATATTTTGGATGACTGTTCAGACCTGATTAATGAAGGTTTATTAGAGGTGATGAACGAGGTAGCCGATGAGTTATTGATTGAGGGAAATGAAGAGGGTTCTGACTGGCTGCGGAGTGCTGCGGCGAAGATAAAAGACTTAATTCAAATTCGGTCTGAATTAGCTAATTCTGAAGAATTATTAAAATTTCTCATAGAAGTCTTGGAAGCAATCGAAGCAAGTGAAGGAGATGCAGAAGTTGTGTATCCTATTTTAGAGAAAAATTTAGATAAATTAGATGATAATTTTGATTGGTTTTTGCGAAGTTGGGCAACTGACGTTTTAGCGAAATTAGAGTCTGAAGAAGCTTACGATATAGCCACGGTAATTGGAACTTTTAGTAGCCTTATTCAAGATTTTACTCTGGGCGATTGTGTAAACAATATTGAAATTGCGATCGCGGGATATCAACAAGTAGCGACTGCGATCGATCGAGAAGATTACCACGAGGATTGGTTGATTGCTCAAAACCATTTGGGGTTTGCTTATCAAATTCGCCTTGCTGGGAACCGTAGCAGGAATTTAGAAAGGGCAATTGAGTGTTATGAATTAGCTTTACAATGTTGTAATGATACCGATGAACCGGAATTGTGGAGTTTAATTCAACATCGCTTAGGTTTAGTTTATTTTGACAGAGTTGAAGGTGATTTAGAAGAAAATCTGGAGAGGGCGATCGCTGCTTTTCAATTAGCATTAAAAGTGTGTAATTGTCAAGAGTTTCCCTTAAAATGGGCGGAAATTCAGCATGATTTAGGTTTGGCTTATCTCCACCGTGTTAAGGGAGATGAATCGGAAAATATAGAACTAGGAATTAAATATTATCATGCTGCTTTGGCTGTTTATCCAAAAGAGGATAATCCTACAGATTGGGCAAGAATTCAAAATAATTTGGGTCTAGCTTATTATAATCGTATTCAAGGGCAAAAATTAGATAACATTGAAAGGGCGATCGCCGCTTTTGACAATGCCTTAAAAGTCCGTACTTATACTGATTTTCCCCTACAGTGGGCAGAAACGCAAGAGAGCTTAGGTAATGCTTATATGACAATAATTGAAGATAGTCGAGACGACAATCTCCAAAAAGCAATTGAGTGTTATCAAGCGGCTTTAACTGTTTATATTCCTGAAGAATTCCCCGAAGAATCGAGTACGATCCAATTTTGTATGGGAGATGCTTACCGTCAAAAAATAGAAAATCGTGCTGATAATATTGAGAAAGCGATTGAGTGTTATCAAACTGCTCTACAAATTTGTAAAAAAGAAGAATTTCCTGAATTATGGGCGTTTATTCATAATGATTTAGGGGCGGCATATCTCAGCAGATTCAAGGGAAGTCAAGAACAGAATATAGAATTAGGTAGGAGTTTGATAGAGGCTACTTTACAAGTTTATAATCGTGAGGACTATCCCGACAATTGGGCGAACACTCAAAATAATTTAGGATTTTCCTATTATCTTTCTACAAGTGGAAAATATTCCGATAACTTGGAACGGGCAATTGCATATTATGAATTAGGATTACAAGTGTATAATTCTGAGAGTTTTACAGAAGTGTGGGGACTGATACAACTTAACTTAGGAGTTGCTTATTTAGAAAGACTAAAAGGAGACCTTTCCGAAAATATTGAAGCTTCAATTGCTGCTTCTCAAAATGCCTTAACTATTTACGATCCAGAGACTTCTTTAGAAAATTGGTTGAAAATTCAGAATAATTTAGGGTATGGCTATCAAAATAGAGTTAAAGGAGAGCGAGTTGATAACCTTGAGAAAGCTCTCGGCTATTATAAAATTGCTTTAGATGCTGGCTGTTCTAGTCAATTTCCTGAAATTTGGGGTTTGCTCCAAAATAACTTAGGAACTTTTTATTTAAGAAATGCTCAAGGGAATCAAGCTGAAAATGTAGAAGAAGCTATTGTTCTTTATCTTACCTGTCTTGAATCTTATCAAAAAGCATTTAATCGGAAACAATGGTCGATGATTCACAATAATGTAGGGATTGCTTATCTCAATCGCAAATATGGTAGCCGTCTCGAAAATATAGAATTAGCAATTGAAGCTTTTAATAATGCTTTGCAAGTTCGTAATTATGAAAATTATCCCGAACAGTGGGCGGAAACACAACAGCATCTAGGAATTGCTCATAGCGAACGAATTTATGGAGATTCCTTACAAAGTTTAGAAAGTGCTATCAAATGTTATGAAAATGCTTTACTAATATATACTCGTTCAGATTTCCCTGAACAGTGGGCAATGCTGCAAAATAATATTGGTAGTGCTTATAGCGAACGTCGGCTAGGAGATGAGGATAATAACTTAGAAATAGCCATTAATTACTATCAAATGGCTTTGCAAGTAAACACCCGTCAAATTTCCCCTGATGATTGGGCAATGATGCAAAATAATTTAGGAAATGCCTATAGGAGTCGCAGTATTGAAAATGAAGTTGAAAATTTAGAAATGGCTATTTATTACTATAAGTCAGCTTTGGAAGTTTATACTCAGAAAGATTTTCCTGAAGATTGGGCTATGGTGCAATTAAACTTAGGTAATGCTTATAGCGATCGCACTCAAGGAAGTTTTGACGAAAATCTAAATCTGGCGGGGGACTATTACCAAGCTGCTTTAGAAGTTTATACTCTCAAAGATTTTCCTGAAAATTGGGCAACTGTACAAAATAATTTAGGTTATCTCTACCACAACTTAGAGCAGTTTACTGAAGCAATGCAATACTTCAAGTTAGCATTAAAAGTCAGAACTCCTCAAGATTTCCCCCAACATTGTCTGATTTCGGGACAAGTTTTAGGTCAAATTGCCTTCAAATTAGGACTATGGATAGAAGCTATTGAAGGGTATTCTCTTGCTATTGAAGCTTTAGAACAATTGCGAGTTTGGGCTAATACCGATCGACGCCGCCAAGAAATTTTAGGAGAAGATATATATCTTTATGAACATATTGTACAAGCATTAGTTAATACGAAAAATTTTCAACAAGCTTTTGAATATGTAGAACGTTCCCGCTCTCGTCGCTTAGTAGATTTAATTGCCAGTAATGACCTTTACTCTCATGGAGATATACCTTCAGAAGTAGAAGAATATTTAGCAGAATTTGAAGTAATTCAACGACAGATAGATTGCGAACGTTCCGGTTTAAATAAATCAAGCAAAAAGCAGAAGTTAATTGCAGTTAGAGCTAAGGATCTAATTGATATGGAGCGTACACGCAATAGAGCAGCTTTAGAAGCCATTAGTGAAAATATCCAAGGTTTAGAAAGTGAAAAACAACAAATTTGGGAACAACTAAGACGTTTAGATCCGGTTTTAGCGGGCGAAATTCAAGTAAGTCCCCCTGATTTAACCGCTATCCAAGAACTCATCGATCGCCCTACTACAGCTATACTTAATTTTTACACTACTGATGAAGATACATATGTATTTGTTGTGCGACAAACCGAACTTAATTTGTACAAAATAACCAGAAAACGAGGCAAAAACTTACAACAATGGATTTATGAAGGTTGGCTAAAACCCTACTTGGAGGCTGGCGATTCAAGTAAATCAGCCCAAGAGCAATTACAATGTAAAGCTAAGTGGAGAAATCGAATTCCGCAGTTTTTAGCGAAACTTTCCCGCCGCCTGCAAATCGATAACCTGATTAGTCAGTACCTGAATAATATAGAGGAACTGATTATTGTTCCTCACCTTTGCCTACACCAAATTCCTTTTGCTGCTTTACCCTTAAAAAATGGTCAATATTTAGGAGATAAATTTCTTATTCGTTACAGTCCTAGCTGTCAAGTTTTAGAATTTTGCCACAAACGTCCACCTGTCAACGATCGATTAATGTATGGTATTGTGGAAGATGCAACGGAAGATTTACCCTGTGCAAGTTTTGAGGGTGAACAAATTGCCAAACTGTATAATATTCGCAACGAACAACGCTTACGAGGACGCAGCCAAGCAACCGTCAGCAACTATCGGCAACTGTCTCAACAAGTCCAGGGAATTATCTCTAGCCATCACGCTCAATCTCGCCTTGATAATCCGTTAGAATCCAGACTAGAATTGGCAGATGGTAGCATTACTTTGGGGCAGTTAATGACACCGGGCTGGCGGCTTCCTCATCTAGTTGATGTGTTTTTATCCTGTTGTGAAACAGGGTTGGGAACTGCGGAAATTACTGATGATATTTTGACATTATCGACGGGCTTTTTATGTGCGGGTGCTCGGAGTGTTGTGAGCGCGCTGTGGGCTGTAGATGATTTAGCAACAGCCTTATTTTCAATTTTTTATCACAAACTTCGGCAGCAAGGAAGTAGCCGCCCAAAAGCCTTGCAGCAAGCACAAATAAATTTGCGATCGCTCTCTGGGTCAGAATTTGTCGCTTGCTATTCTCGGCAACTTGGTGATTTATTAGAACGCAAATTTGAAGAGGCTGAGGGCGATCGCCAGTTTGCAGAAAACCAGCGTAATTCCTATTCAGAAGGTTCCCCCGACTACCTGCAATGGCTACAAGAGGAAGAAAAGCGGGCCGAAACAGCAACACGCAATTACAAAACTTTGCAACGACTGGAAATAATTAGTTGCTTAGATTTCCCTTTTGCTGACCCTTTTTATTGGGCCGCTTTCACTTGTTCCGGTTTACGGTAA
- a CDS encoding DUF1822 family protein, with amino-acid sequence MQSTNPTLLTVPLGTDAHRTARKFAAETLQLAPELTKHEAAKRVYVNTLAVYVVYSYLKWQAYEPDLIQGDSWHPVVRAQWDIADLVLPGIGKLECRPVWFGESAIAIPPAAIEDRIGYVIVEFGEKLDSGKLLGFTPSLDNSPLPSQIQIAQLQNLDALIDHLYRLELGNQFLRSDDPVAVEVRQLLETQNFSEIIAQLERIYRTTKPIKWRYAGADVLVASIPINPHHKIVEYSAEQQTFIGEIGREEKVISADLQRQQLAQKLLNKLAEIWGIETKN; translated from the coding sequence ATGCAAAGCACAAACCCAACGCTATTGACAGTTCCACTAGGTACTGATGCTCACCGCACCGCTCGAAAATTTGCTGCCGAAACTCTGCAACTCGCTCCTGAATTGACAAAGCACGAGGCTGCCAAACGAGTTTATGTGAATACTTTAGCAGTTTATGTTGTTTATAGTTACCTCAAATGGCAAGCTTACGAACCCGATTTAATTCAAGGCGATAGTTGGCATCCTGTCGTCCGCGCCCAGTGGGATATTGCTGATTTGGTGTTACCAGGGATTGGTAAATTAGAATGCCGCCCGGTTTGGTTTGGAGAAAGTGCGATCGCAATTCCACCAGCAGCCATAGAAGACAGAATCGGCTATGTAATAGTTGAATTTGGGGAAAAATTAGACTCAGGAAAACTGCTAGGATTTACCCCGTCACTGGATAATTCCCCGTTGCCAAGCCAGATCCAAATTGCCCAACTCCAAAACTTAGATGCTCTGATCGATCATCTCTATCGTCTGGAATTAGGAAATCAGTTTTTGAGAAGTGACGATCCAGTAGCCGTAGAAGTGCGACAACTCTTAGAAACACAAAACTTTTCAGAAATTATCGCTCAATTAGAGCGCATTTACCGAACTACTAAACCCATTAAATGGCGGTATGCAGGAGCAGATGTATTAGTCGCTAGTATTCCTATTAATCCTCACCACAAAATAGTTGAGTATTCTGCTGAACAACAAACTTTTATTGGAGAAATTGGTCGAGAAGAAAAAGTTATTTCCGCAGATTTACAACGCCAACAATTAGCCCAAAAACTGCTAAATAAATTAGCAGAAATTTGGGGCATTGAAACAAAAAATTAA